One Glycine max cultivar Williams 82 chromosome 6, Glycine_max_v4.0, whole genome shotgun sequence DNA segment encodes these proteins:
- the LOC100795537 gene encoding uncharacterized protein isoform X2 — MEATAAVAAAATAAAVRGASLQMPPPSRKEWRAVAEHHHSARNPDDEELDNAKLGQSDERTIYEVQQGREPLDVDFCSITVDGAVDNDILQQQLHNVVRQRQELLQMEIELKAQMIARTEIMEMQSTFDAQLKDHVNNASKLQEQLCEREHTIHELERKMEEKDRELHSIKLDNEAAWAKQDLLREQNKELATFRMERDHSEAERAQHIKQIHDLQEHIQEKDRQLIELQEQNRVAQETIMFKDEQFREAQAWIARVREMDVFQSTTNQTLQAELRERTEQYNQLWMGFQRQFAEMERVHLHAIQQLQLELADARERSGTFNDDSRMSQINSKNNVTQFGQENGSQFDLNGSNASGGNNGLLPNESTDNGPPFASTGNASIQTEHVAGVPIAPSSLIVPPSYLPHGQVTALHPFVMHQQGVPNSVASHVGHFHPVQSMSPVHQWQNQQSVSEGSQVPVQEHPSPSQTDQNLMRSDAKFSYEMSVNGQTLHRDYLDAHIQQGEEAQTVISSGTSETQVSQSVDKTQFVASQQDQSMQQISSQFSEALRLNSFEPNGEHKEQNSVPLSNNEPDVQVLLAEQATSAVNASSVTSHSVNHNEMIQSNSTDSVLSEVFTSSGSTASTIAKTSETALLDEKSLLACIVRTIPAGGRIRISSTLPNRLGKMLAPLHWHDYKRKYGKLDDFVASHPELFLIEGDYIQLREGAQKMVAATAAVAKVAAAAAASTPYSSYMSTVAVTPMAQTHRMKKAPSIDSKNIKSEYAVISSNPGDDPLKMSVMQHQQTSAFNVAGGLSNVKILSKSKDPREMDGPESRVVQSPVQLPVGNGGSIDRSSMSSAQISGSANGRLVSSFASKQQTRATGAVYPSRR, encoded by the exons ATGGAGGCCACGGCCGCCGTTGCCGCTGCCGCCACTGCCGCCGCCGTGCGCGGCGCCTCTCTCCAGATGCCGCCTCCGTCCCGCAAAGAGTGGCGTGCTGTCGCTGAGCATCATCATTCTGCGCGAAACCCCGACGACGAG GAGTTAGACAATGCCAAACTAGGGCAATCAGACGAGAGAACAATATATGAG GTGCAGCAAGGAAGAGagcctcttgatgttgatttttgttcaataaCAGTGGATGGAGCAGTCGACAATGATATTTTGCAGCAACAGCTACATAATGTTGTCAGACAAAGACAAGAACTACTGCAAATGGAGATTGAACTAAAGGCTCAAATGATTGCTAGAACTGAGATAATGGAAATGCAAAGCACCTTTGATGCTCAACTCAAGGACCATGTTAATAATGCCAGCAAGCTTCAG GAGCAACTTTGTGAAAGGGAGCACACAATTCATGAGCTTGAAAGGAAAATGGAAGAGAAAGACAGAGAGCTGCATTCTATTAAATTAGACAATGAAGCA GCATGGGCTAAACAAGACCTTCTCCGTGAGCAAAACAAAGAACTTGCAACATTCAG aatGGAACGTGATCATTCAGAAGCTGAAAGAGCTCAGcatataaaacaaatacatgATCTGCAAGAAcatattcaagaaaaagataggCAACTTATTGAGTTGCAGGAACAA AATAGGGTTGCTCAGGAGACCATTATGTTTAAAGATGAGCAGTTCAGAGAGGCCCAAGCATGGATAGCTCGTGTTCGTGAGATGGATGTTTTCCAATCAACAACAAATCAAACACTACAAGCTGAATTGCGAGAGCGCACAGAGCAATATAATCAGCTCTGGATGGGTTTTCAGAGACAG TTTGCAGAGATGGAAAGAGTTCATTTGCATGCTATTCAGCAACTACAGCTTGAACTAGCTGATGCAAGAGAGAGGAGTGGAACTTTCAATGATGATTCAAGAATGTcccaaattaattcaaaaaacaaTGTGACTCAGTTTGGACAGGAAAATGGAAGTCAATTTGACTTAAATGGAAGCAATGCTTCAGGTGGAAATAATGGTCTCCTTCCAAATGAAAGCACTGATAATGGTCCACCATTTGCATCTACAGGCAATGCATCAATCCAG actGAACATGTTGCTGGTGTTCCTATTGCTCCATCATCTCTAATTGTCCCACCTTCATACCTCCCACATGGCCAAGTAACTGCACTGCATCCATTTGTTATGCATCAACAAGGAGTTCCCAATTCAGTTGCATCACATGTTGGGCATTTTCACCCAGTGCAGTCAATGTCACCTGTGCACCAGTGGCAAAACCAACAG TCTGTGTCAGAGGGTTCACAGGTACCCGTACAGGAACATCCTTCACCATCTCAAACTGATCAAAATTTGATGAGATCAGATGCTAAGTTTAGCTATGAAATGTCTGTTAATGGACAAACTCTTCATAGAGACTATCTGGATGCTCACATCCAGCAAGGCGAGGAGGCACAAACTGTGATTTCTTCAGGAACAAGTGAAACACAG GTTTCTCAGTCAGTCGATAAGACTCAATTTGTTGCTTCCCAACAAGATCAAAGCATgcaacaaatttcttcacagTTCTCTGAGGCTTTACGATTGAACTCTTTTGAACCAAATGGTGAACATAAG GAGCAGAATTCTGTGCCATTATCTAATAATGAACCAGATGTCCAAGTTTTATTGGCTGAGCAAGCAACTTCTGCTGTAAATGCATCATCTGTCACAAGCCATTCAGTTAATCATAATGAAATGATCCAGAGCAATTCCACTGATTCTGTTTTGTCTGAAGTGTTCACCTCTTCTGGGTCGACAGCTTCTACAATTGCCAAGACATCAGAGACTGCTCTCCTTGATGAAAAATCATTATTAGCTTGTATTGTACGCACTATTCCAGCTGGTGGCCGAATTCGAATTAGTTCAACG CTCCCTAACAGGCTGGGCAAGATGCTTGCACCTCTACATTGGCATGATTACAAAAGGAAGTATGGGAAGCTGGATGACTTTGTAGCTAGCCATCCTGAA TTATTTTTGATTGAGGGTGACTATATTCAGCTCCGTGAAGGTGCACAGAAAATGGTTGCTGCAACTGCAGCTGTTGCCAAAGTTGCTGCAGCAGCTGCTGCATCAACTCCTTATTCTTCATATATGTCCACTGTGGCAGTTACACCAATGGCTCAAACTCATCGCATGAAAAAGGCTCCTTCAATTGattccaaaaatattaaaagtgaatATGCAGTCATCTCTTCAAATCCGGGGGATGATCCTTTAAAAATGTCAGTTATGCAGCATCAACAAACTAGTGCATTTAATGTTGCCGGAGGTCTTTCAAATGTCAAAATTTTGAGTAAATCTAAGGATCCTCGGGAAATGGATGGCCCTGAAAGTAGGGTTGTGCAGTCTCCTGTACAAttacctgttggcaatgggggAAGCATTGACAGATCAAGTATGAGCAGTGCCCAAATTTCAGGCTCAGCAAATGGGAGGCTAGTCTCAAGCTTTGCTTCTAAACAGCAGACCAG GGCAACTGGTGCTGTGTACCCTTCTCGAAGATAG
- the LOC100795537 gene encoding uncharacterized protein isoform X8 gives MEATAAVAAAATAAAVRGASLQMPPPSRKEWRAVAEHHHSARNPDDEELDNAKLGQSDERTIYEQGREPLDVDFCSITVDGAVDNDILQQQLHNVVRQRQELLQMEIELKAQMIARTEIMEMQSTFDAQLKDHVNNASKLQEQLCEREHTIHELERKMEEKDRELHSIKLDNEAAWAKQDLLREQNKELATFRMERDHSEAERAQHIKQIHDLQEHIQEKDRQLIELQEQNRVAQETIMFKDEQFREAQAWIARVREMDVFQSTTNQTLQAELRERTEQYNQLWMGFQRQFAEMERVHLHAIQQLQLELADARERSGTFNDDSRMSQINSKNNVTQFGQENGSQFDLNGSNASGGNNGLLPNESTDNGPPFASTGNASIQTEHVAGVPIAPSSLIVPPSYLPHGQVTALHPFVMHQQGVPNSVASHVGHFHPVQSMSPVHQWQNQQSVSEGSQVPVQEHPSPSQTDQNLMRSDAKFSYEMSVNGQTLHRDYLDAHIQQGEEAQTVISSGTSETQSVDKTQFVASQQDQSMQQISSQFSEALRLNSFEPNGEHKNSVPLSNNEPDVQVLLAEQATSAVNASSVTSHSVNHNEMIQSNSTDSVLSEVFTSSGSTASTIAKTSETALLDEKSLLACIVRTIPAGGRIRISSTLPNRLGKMLAPLHWHDYKRKYGKLDDFVASHPELFLIEGDYIQLREGAQKMVAATAAVAKVAAAAAASTPYSSYMSTVAVTPMAQTHRMKKAPSIDSKNIKSEYAVISSNPGDDPLKMSVMQHQQTSAFNVAGGLSNVKILSKSKDPREMDGPESRVVQSPVQLPVGNGGSIDRSSMSSAQISGSANGRLVSSFASKQQTRATGAVYPSRR, from the exons ATGGAGGCCACGGCCGCCGTTGCCGCTGCCGCCACTGCCGCCGCCGTGCGCGGCGCCTCTCTCCAGATGCCGCCTCCGTCCCGCAAAGAGTGGCGTGCTGTCGCTGAGCATCATCATTCTGCGCGAAACCCCGACGACGAG GAGTTAGACAATGCCAAACTAGGGCAATCAGACGAGAGAACAATATATGAG CAAGGAAGAGagcctcttgatgttgatttttgttcaataaCAGTGGATGGAGCAGTCGACAATGATATTTTGCAGCAACAGCTACATAATGTTGTCAGACAAAGACAAGAACTACTGCAAATGGAGATTGAACTAAAGGCTCAAATGATTGCTAGAACTGAGATAATGGAAATGCAAAGCACCTTTGATGCTCAACTCAAGGACCATGTTAATAATGCCAGCAAGCTTCAG GAGCAACTTTGTGAAAGGGAGCACACAATTCATGAGCTTGAAAGGAAAATGGAAGAGAAAGACAGAGAGCTGCATTCTATTAAATTAGACAATGAAGCA GCATGGGCTAAACAAGACCTTCTCCGTGAGCAAAACAAAGAACTTGCAACATTCAG aatGGAACGTGATCATTCAGAAGCTGAAAGAGCTCAGcatataaaacaaatacatgATCTGCAAGAAcatattcaagaaaaagataggCAACTTATTGAGTTGCAGGAACAA AATAGGGTTGCTCAGGAGACCATTATGTTTAAAGATGAGCAGTTCAGAGAGGCCCAAGCATGGATAGCTCGTGTTCGTGAGATGGATGTTTTCCAATCAACAACAAATCAAACACTACAAGCTGAATTGCGAGAGCGCACAGAGCAATATAATCAGCTCTGGATGGGTTTTCAGAGACAG TTTGCAGAGATGGAAAGAGTTCATTTGCATGCTATTCAGCAACTACAGCTTGAACTAGCTGATGCAAGAGAGAGGAGTGGAACTTTCAATGATGATTCAAGAATGTcccaaattaattcaaaaaacaaTGTGACTCAGTTTGGACAGGAAAATGGAAGTCAATTTGACTTAAATGGAAGCAATGCTTCAGGTGGAAATAATGGTCTCCTTCCAAATGAAAGCACTGATAATGGTCCACCATTTGCATCTACAGGCAATGCATCAATCCAG actGAACATGTTGCTGGTGTTCCTATTGCTCCATCATCTCTAATTGTCCCACCTTCATACCTCCCACATGGCCAAGTAACTGCACTGCATCCATTTGTTATGCATCAACAAGGAGTTCCCAATTCAGTTGCATCACATGTTGGGCATTTTCACCCAGTGCAGTCAATGTCACCTGTGCACCAGTGGCAAAACCAACAG TCTGTGTCAGAGGGTTCACAGGTACCCGTACAGGAACATCCTTCACCATCTCAAACTGATCAAAATTTGATGAGATCAGATGCTAAGTTTAGCTATGAAATGTCTGTTAATGGACAAACTCTTCATAGAGACTATCTGGATGCTCACATCCAGCAAGGCGAGGAGGCACAAACTGTGATTTCTTCAGGAACAAGTGAAACACAG TCAGTCGATAAGACTCAATTTGTTGCTTCCCAACAAGATCAAAGCATgcaacaaatttcttcacagTTCTCTGAGGCTTTACGATTGAACTCTTTTGAACCAAATGGTGAACATAAG AATTCTGTGCCATTATCTAATAATGAACCAGATGTCCAAGTTTTATTGGCTGAGCAAGCAACTTCTGCTGTAAATGCATCATCTGTCACAAGCCATTCAGTTAATCATAATGAAATGATCCAGAGCAATTCCACTGATTCTGTTTTGTCTGAAGTGTTCACCTCTTCTGGGTCGACAGCTTCTACAATTGCCAAGACATCAGAGACTGCTCTCCTTGATGAAAAATCATTATTAGCTTGTATTGTACGCACTATTCCAGCTGGTGGCCGAATTCGAATTAGTTCAACG CTCCCTAACAGGCTGGGCAAGATGCTTGCACCTCTACATTGGCATGATTACAAAAGGAAGTATGGGAAGCTGGATGACTTTGTAGCTAGCCATCCTGAA TTATTTTTGATTGAGGGTGACTATATTCAGCTCCGTGAAGGTGCACAGAAAATGGTTGCTGCAACTGCAGCTGTTGCCAAAGTTGCTGCAGCAGCTGCTGCATCAACTCCTTATTCTTCATATATGTCCACTGTGGCAGTTACACCAATGGCTCAAACTCATCGCATGAAAAAGGCTCCTTCAATTGattccaaaaatattaaaagtgaatATGCAGTCATCTCTTCAAATCCGGGGGATGATCCTTTAAAAATGTCAGTTATGCAGCATCAACAAACTAGTGCATTTAATGTTGCCGGAGGTCTTTCAAATGTCAAAATTTTGAGTAAATCTAAGGATCCTCGGGAAATGGATGGCCCTGAAAGTAGGGTTGTGCAGTCTCCTGTACAAttacctgttggcaatgggggAAGCATTGACAGATCAAGTATGAGCAGTGCCCAAATTTCAGGCTCAGCAAATGGGAGGCTAGTCTCAAGCTTTGCTTCTAAACAGCAGACCAG GGCAACTGGTGCTGTGTACCCTTCTCGAAGATA
- the LOC100795537 gene encoding uncharacterized protein isoform X7 produces the protein MEATAAVAAAATAAAVRGASLQMPPPSRKEWRAVAEHHHSARNPDDEELDNAKLGQSDERTIYEVQQGREPLDVDFCSITVDGAVDNDILQQQLHNVVRQRQELLQMEIELKAQMIARTEIMEMQSTFDAQLKDHVNNASKLQEQLCEREHTIHELERKMEEKDRELHSIKLDNEAAWAKQDLLREQNKELATFRMERDHSEAERAQHIKQIHDLQEHIQEKDRQLIELQEQNRVAQETIMFKDEQFREAQAWIARVREMDVFQSTTNQTLQAELRERTEQYNQLWMGFQRQFAEMERVHLHAIQQLQLELADARERSGTFNDDSRMSQINSKNNVTQFGQENGSQFDLNGSNASGGNNGLLPNESTDNGPPFASTGNASIQTEHVAGVPIAPSSLIVPPSYLPHGQVTALHPFVMHQQGVPNSVASHVGHFHPVQSMSPVHQWQNQQSVSEGSQVPVQEHPSPSQTDQNLMRSDAKFSYEMSVNGQTLHRDYLDAHIQQGEEAQTVISSGTSETQSVDKTQFVASQQDQSMQQISSQFSEALRLNSFEPNGEHKNSVPLSNNEPDVQVLLAEQATSAVNASSVTSHSVNHNEMIQSNSTDSVLSEVFTSSGSTASTIAKTSETALLDEKSLLACIVRTIPAGGRIRISSTLPNRLGKMLAPLHWHDYKRKYGKLDDFVASHPELFLIEGDYIQLREGAQKMVAATAAVAKVAAAAAASTPYSSYMSTVAVTPMAQTHRMKKAPSIDSKNIKSEYAVISSNPGDDPLKMSVMQHQQTSAFNVAGGLSNVKILSKSKDPREMDGPESRVVQSPVQLPVGNGGSIDRSSMSSAQISGSANGRLVSSFASKQQTRATGAVYPSRR, from the exons ATGGAGGCCACGGCCGCCGTTGCCGCTGCCGCCACTGCCGCCGCCGTGCGCGGCGCCTCTCTCCAGATGCCGCCTCCGTCCCGCAAAGAGTGGCGTGCTGTCGCTGAGCATCATCATTCTGCGCGAAACCCCGACGACGAG GAGTTAGACAATGCCAAACTAGGGCAATCAGACGAGAGAACAATATATGAG GTGCAGCAAGGAAGAGagcctcttgatgttgatttttgttcaataaCAGTGGATGGAGCAGTCGACAATGATATTTTGCAGCAACAGCTACATAATGTTGTCAGACAAAGACAAGAACTACTGCAAATGGAGATTGAACTAAAGGCTCAAATGATTGCTAGAACTGAGATAATGGAAATGCAAAGCACCTTTGATGCTCAACTCAAGGACCATGTTAATAATGCCAGCAAGCTTCAG GAGCAACTTTGTGAAAGGGAGCACACAATTCATGAGCTTGAAAGGAAAATGGAAGAGAAAGACAGAGAGCTGCATTCTATTAAATTAGACAATGAAGCA GCATGGGCTAAACAAGACCTTCTCCGTGAGCAAAACAAAGAACTTGCAACATTCAG aatGGAACGTGATCATTCAGAAGCTGAAAGAGCTCAGcatataaaacaaatacatgATCTGCAAGAAcatattcaagaaaaagataggCAACTTATTGAGTTGCAGGAACAA AATAGGGTTGCTCAGGAGACCATTATGTTTAAAGATGAGCAGTTCAGAGAGGCCCAAGCATGGATAGCTCGTGTTCGTGAGATGGATGTTTTCCAATCAACAACAAATCAAACACTACAAGCTGAATTGCGAGAGCGCACAGAGCAATATAATCAGCTCTGGATGGGTTTTCAGAGACAG TTTGCAGAGATGGAAAGAGTTCATTTGCATGCTATTCAGCAACTACAGCTTGAACTAGCTGATGCAAGAGAGAGGAGTGGAACTTTCAATGATGATTCAAGAATGTcccaaattaattcaaaaaacaaTGTGACTCAGTTTGGACAGGAAAATGGAAGTCAATTTGACTTAAATGGAAGCAATGCTTCAGGTGGAAATAATGGTCTCCTTCCAAATGAAAGCACTGATAATGGTCCACCATTTGCATCTACAGGCAATGCATCAATCCAG actGAACATGTTGCTGGTGTTCCTATTGCTCCATCATCTCTAATTGTCCCACCTTCATACCTCCCACATGGCCAAGTAACTGCACTGCATCCATTTGTTATGCATCAACAAGGAGTTCCCAATTCAGTTGCATCACATGTTGGGCATTTTCACCCAGTGCAGTCAATGTCACCTGTGCACCAGTGGCAAAACCAACAG TCTGTGTCAGAGGGTTCACAGGTACCCGTACAGGAACATCCTTCACCATCTCAAACTGATCAAAATTTGATGAGATCAGATGCTAAGTTTAGCTATGAAATGTCTGTTAATGGACAAACTCTTCATAGAGACTATCTGGATGCTCACATCCAGCAAGGCGAGGAGGCACAAACTGTGATTTCTTCAGGAACAAGTGAAACACAG TCAGTCGATAAGACTCAATTTGTTGCTTCCCAACAAGATCAAAGCATgcaacaaatttcttcacagTTCTCTGAGGCTTTACGATTGAACTCTTTTGAACCAAATGGTGAACATAAG AATTCTGTGCCATTATCTAATAATGAACCAGATGTCCAAGTTTTATTGGCTGAGCAAGCAACTTCTGCTGTAAATGCATCATCTGTCACAAGCCATTCAGTTAATCATAATGAAATGATCCAGAGCAATTCCACTGATTCTGTTTTGTCTGAAGTGTTCACCTCTTCTGGGTCGACAGCTTCTACAATTGCCAAGACATCAGAGACTGCTCTCCTTGATGAAAAATCATTATTAGCTTGTATTGTACGCACTATTCCAGCTGGTGGCCGAATTCGAATTAGTTCAACG CTCCCTAACAGGCTGGGCAAGATGCTTGCACCTCTACATTGGCATGATTACAAAAGGAAGTATGGGAAGCTGGATGACTTTGTAGCTAGCCATCCTGAA TTATTTTTGATTGAGGGTGACTATATTCAGCTCCGTGAAGGTGCACAGAAAATGGTTGCTGCAACTGCAGCTGTTGCCAAAGTTGCTGCAGCAGCTGCTGCATCAACTCCTTATTCTTCATATATGTCCACTGTGGCAGTTACACCAATGGCTCAAACTCATCGCATGAAAAAGGCTCCTTCAATTGattccaaaaatattaaaagtgaatATGCAGTCATCTCTTCAAATCCGGGGGATGATCCTTTAAAAATGTCAGTTATGCAGCATCAACAAACTAGTGCATTTAATGTTGCCGGAGGTCTTTCAAATGTCAAAATTTTGAGTAAATCTAAGGATCCTCGGGAAATGGATGGCCCTGAAAGTAGGGTTGTGCAGTCTCCTGTACAAttacctgttggcaatgggggAAGCATTGACAGATCAAGTATGAGCAGTGCCCAAATTTCAGGCTCAGCAAATGGGAGGCTAGTCTCAAGCTTTGCTTCTAAACAGCAGACCAG GGCAACTGGTGCTGTGTACCCTTCTCGAAGATA
- the LOC100795537 gene encoding uncharacterized protein isoform X6 yields the protein MEATAAVAAAATAAAVRGASLQMPPPSRKEWRAVAEHHHSARNPDDEELDNAKLGQSDERTIYEQGREPLDVDFCSITVDGAVDNDILQQQLHNVVRQRQELLQMEIELKAQMIARTEIMEMQSTFDAQLKDHVNNASKLQEQLCEREHTIHELERKMEEKDRELHSIKLDNEAAWAKQDLLREQNKELATFRMERDHSEAERAQHIKQIHDLQEHIQEKDRQLIELQEQNRVAQETIMFKDEQFREAQAWIARVREMDVFQSTTNQTLQAELRERTEQYNQLWMGFQRQFAEMERVHLHAIQQLQLELADARERSGTFNDDSRMSQINSKNNVTQFGQENGSQFDLNGSNASGGNNGLLPNESTDNGPPFASTGNASIQTEHVAGVPIAPSSLIVPPSYLPHGQVTALHPFVMHQQGVPNSVASHVGHFHPVQSMSPVHQWQNQQSVSEGSQVPVQEHPSPSQTDQNLMRSDAKFSYEMSVNGQTLHRDYLDAHIQQGEEAQTVISSGTSETQSVDKTQFVASQQDQSMQQISSQFSEALRLNSFEPNGEHKEQNSVPLSNNEPDVQVLLAEQATSAVNASSVTSHSVNHNEMIQSNSTDSVLSEVFTSSGSTASTIAKTSETALLDEKSLLACIVRTIPAGGRIRISSTLPNRLGKMLAPLHWHDYKRKYGKLDDFVASHPELFLIEGDYIQLREGAQKMVAATAAVAKVAAAAAASTPYSSYMSTVAVTPMAQTHRMKKAPSIDSKNIKSEYAVISSNPGDDPLKMSVMQHQQTSAFNVAGGLSNVKILSKSKDPREMDGPESRVVQSPVQLPVGNGGSIDRSSMSSAQISGSANGRLVSSFASKQQTRATGAVYPSRR from the exons ATGGAGGCCACGGCCGCCGTTGCCGCTGCCGCCACTGCCGCCGCCGTGCGCGGCGCCTCTCTCCAGATGCCGCCTCCGTCCCGCAAAGAGTGGCGTGCTGTCGCTGAGCATCATCATTCTGCGCGAAACCCCGACGACGAG GAGTTAGACAATGCCAAACTAGGGCAATCAGACGAGAGAACAATATATGAG CAAGGAAGAGagcctcttgatgttgatttttgttcaataaCAGTGGATGGAGCAGTCGACAATGATATTTTGCAGCAACAGCTACATAATGTTGTCAGACAAAGACAAGAACTACTGCAAATGGAGATTGAACTAAAGGCTCAAATGATTGCTAGAACTGAGATAATGGAAATGCAAAGCACCTTTGATGCTCAACTCAAGGACCATGTTAATAATGCCAGCAAGCTTCAG GAGCAACTTTGTGAAAGGGAGCACACAATTCATGAGCTTGAAAGGAAAATGGAAGAGAAAGACAGAGAGCTGCATTCTATTAAATTAGACAATGAAGCA GCATGGGCTAAACAAGACCTTCTCCGTGAGCAAAACAAAGAACTTGCAACATTCAG aatGGAACGTGATCATTCAGAAGCTGAAAGAGCTCAGcatataaaacaaatacatgATCTGCAAGAAcatattcaagaaaaagataggCAACTTATTGAGTTGCAGGAACAA AATAGGGTTGCTCAGGAGACCATTATGTTTAAAGATGAGCAGTTCAGAGAGGCCCAAGCATGGATAGCTCGTGTTCGTGAGATGGATGTTTTCCAATCAACAACAAATCAAACACTACAAGCTGAATTGCGAGAGCGCACAGAGCAATATAATCAGCTCTGGATGGGTTTTCAGAGACAG TTTGCAGAGATGGAAAGAGTTCATTTGCATGCTATTCAGCAACTACAGCTTGAACTAGCTGATGCAAGAGAGAGGAGTGGAACTTTCAATGATGATTCAAGAATGTcccaaattaattcaaaaaacaaTGTGACTCAGTTTGGACAGGAAAATGGAAGTCAATTTGACTTAAATGGAAGCAATGCTTCAGGTGGAAATAATGGTCTCCTTCCAAATGAAAGCACTGATAATGGTCCACCATTTGCATCTACAGGCAATGCATCAATCCAG actGAACATGTTGCTGGTGTTCCTATTGCTCCATCATCTCTAATTGTCCCACCTTCATACCTCCCACATGGCCAAGTAACTGCACTGCATCCATTTGTTATGCATCAACAAGGAGTTCCCAATTCAGTTGCATCACATGTTGGGCATTTTCACCCAGTGCAGTCAATGTCACCTGTGCACCAGTGGCAAAACCAACAG TCTGTGTCAGAGGGTTCACAGGTACCCGTACAGGAACATCCTTCACCATCTCAAACTGATCAAAATTTGATGAGATCAGATGCTAAGTTTAGCTATGAAATGTCTGTTAATGGACAAACTCTTCATAGAGACTATCTGGATGCTCACATCCAGCAAGGCGAGGAGGCACAAACTGTGATTTCTTCAGGAACAAGTGAAACACAG TCAGTCGATAAGACTCAATTTGTTGCTTCCCAACAAGATCAAAGCATgcaacaaatttcttcacagTTCTCTGAGGCTTTACGATTGAACTCTTTTGAACCAAATGGTGAACATAAG GAGCAGAATTCTGTGCCATTATCTAATAATGAACCAGATGTCCAAGTTTTATTGGCTGAGCAAGCAACTTCTGCTGTAAATGCATCATCTGTCACAAGCCATTCAGTTAATCATAATGAAATGATCCAGAGCAATTCCACTGATTCTGTTTTGTCTGAAGTGTTCACCTCTTCTGGGTCGACAGCTTCTACAATTGCCAAGACATCAGAGACTGCTCTCCTTGATGAAAAATCATTATTAGCTTGTATTGTACGCACTATTCCAGCTGGTGGCCGAATTCGAATTAGTTCAACG CTCCCTAACAGGCTGGGCAAGATGCTTGCACCTCTACATTGGCATGATTACAAAAGGAAGTATGGGAAGCTGGATGACTTTGTAGCTAGCCATCCTGAA TTATTTTTGATTGAGGGTGACTATATTCAGCTCCGTGAAGGTGCACAGAAAATGGTTGCTGCAACTGCAGCTGTTGCCAAAGTTGCTGCAGCAGCTGCTGCATCAACTCCTTATTCTTCATATATGTCCACTGTGGCAGTTACACCAATGGCTCAAACTCATCGCATGAAAAAGGCTCCTTCAATTGattccaaaaatattaaaagtgaatATGCAGTCATCTCTTCAAATCCGGGGGATGATCCTTTAAAAATGTCAGTTATGCAGCATCAACAAACTAGTGCATTTAATGTTGCCGGAGGTCTTTCAAATGTCAAAATTTTGAGTAAATCTAAGGATCCTCGGGAAATGGATGGCCCTGAAAGTAGGGTTGTGCAGTCTCCTGTACAAttacctgttggcaatgggggAAGCATTGACAGATCAAGTATGAGCAGTGCCCAAATTTCAGGCTCAGCAAATGGGAGGCTAGTCTCAAGCTTTGCTTCTAAACAGCAGACCAG GGCAACTGGTGCTGTGTACCCTTCTCGAAGATA